In Oryza sativa Japonica Group chromosome 1, ASM3414082v1, the genomic stretch CAGgaaatggggaaaatggcgagagtttcggcggggaagacgatgTGACGCTTGGACTTCGGTGTttttagggtatcgggagtactaatgggcctggtcctgtacagtacttcagcccaatattataatcagcgtggcccgttgtgatccctagggacttaggcgctttttgctttggcaatttgtgcTCACGATGATGTGGCCagatgctgttaaaatcctttttaacgtgattcaataattctttggaattattatgatgcacataaaaaggtgcccgacagaaaggtgttataccgTTTTTGTAAGCTTTCTTAGtctgcaaaagctgtttgggttgatttaagatgactggtttattaatagtcattcttttagcatgttatatgcttattttagTTATGGTAAgggtcatagcctaggctattagactcattgattaccatgattttttatcatgtttggtggatcattttaagagttttttactcggattcctatcaaatatgtctatttttggaccttttgagtgtttatcactcggccctttttgtattttttatccTTGATATGTTCAAGTTGAGAAGCAGTCGGCTGGGTATTTTACTAAGTACCATGCATGCTTCgctataaaaccactcggttcttgactacatgtttagtttttcaactaattacatagtcgggggttacacctaattaggtgcatctactcgatgcaccatgttttattttcgcccttcgCAGTTTTTGATTTTAGCACTCGGCAAGCTGGAGCAAGTTGAATtaaagcactcggattattgttTTTTGTTTCGAGAAGGCTATTTTgtcaactgcgaaggtctcgggggctactgtggagattatggataccccatatctacatgacattataatttagtcggatatacggtaccaaatatagatagaatatctctatgaggactcgggttagattctaaacttgtatgtcaaggaaatactcGGGATCTTAGTcagttacgattgtattttatctataatcccatattccgttaggatatggactgtattttgtaaagcggacatcttcccctatataaggagaggTCTGTGTGCCTCTTAGGGCGTGATCTTTTTTCCAGTTTATGCAATCAATAAcatactcggcggaatcatccccggacaagagttgggtattacttcttgaataagaaggcctgaacctgtataaaattccttgtcttcaaACCTATCCACTTTCCtaacttgatagccacccctttttattattgccgaaatcttgtttcgacgaCGAGCATTCAAATGCCTTGGTGCACAAACCGTTTCAGGACTCGGATTTACTCCTTGATCGCTGGGCTCGATGGTTTGGCGGCCGAGAAGCCAAGCTGCTCTCCCTCGAACTCGGCGAGCTCCACCGCCTTGCCCATCTCCTTCAACCTCGCCGCGTAGTCCACCACGCGGTCGTAGAGCACGTCGCCGCCGGACGCCACGACGAGCGCCGCCGggagcgccaccgcctccaggcTGGGGCTCTCCGGGCCGAACGGGTTCGCCACCGGGTGGTCCCTGGTCGCGCCCACCGGCAACGACATACGCCACATCTGGTCGGCCATCTCGACGGTCAGCGTGGAGACGTCGGCCGGCGGgttggcctccgccgccgtgcgctCCACCCCGGCGAGGaacgggtcgacgaggacgtaCCCGGCGAAGCGCGCCGGGTCGACGGCCGCGAGCTGCCCCGAGGCGACGCGAGCCGTGACGTGGTGGGCCAAGTTGGCGCCGGCCGACAAGCCGGAGATGAACGTCCGCGCGAAGTCGGCCGACTCCGCGAGCCACggatcggcgccggcgccgagcgcGGCCTGGCCGCGCAGCCAGGAGATGAAAGCTGCGCCGTCGTCGATGGCCGCCGGGAGACGGTGCTCCGGGGCGAGGCGGTACTGGACGGAGAGCACGACGGCGGGGAGCTCGTAGGCGGCGCGGAGGCAGAAGCCGTGGCAGATGGACTGGTCCAGGGCGCCTATGCAGTAGCCACCGCCGTGGAAGTAGACGAGCACGGGGAGCTTACCTCCATCGtcaccggcagcggcggcggcggccgtgcgcgACGTGTACACGCGGACCCTGAGGCCGTGCGTCGCGTCGTACACGACGTCTTTCCACTGAACGCCGCCGGGGACGTCGTCCTGGTACGGCAGCTAGCTCTACCGACGGGATGAGGACGGACTCGTCGCCGCGGACGACGGAGCCGTCGCTGAGGAGCTTGACGACGCCGTAGAAGTCCTCCACGACGTGCGGCGCCGCGTTGTCGCCGGAGCCGGACATGGTGCTCATCAACGAGTACGTACTCTCGCTTCCTCGTCTGATGAATGGACAGAGCAGCCTATGCCTCCTCGACCTCGGTACGTACTCCGTCTACATGTGCTTTTGTCGACGTGGAGTTGCCAACATCACAGGATCAGTCACCAGCACGTGACCATTGACTTGGAAAGTACGTACTCACTCAGTCCCATAAAACACAAAACTTGAGCCAAAACcgaatgtgacatattctattacgataaatctgaacatatgtatgttcagattcatagtactagaatgtgtcacatccggtactagattgatttttaataagacggagggagtacttggaGAGTCACGCACGCAAACGAAAGAATGAGTTTTAAACTATCGGGAGGTTATCGCCTTGTCGTTTGCATTTcacttaaataattttaaaaatacttttGAGAATATATATTTACAGGTGATATATATCattccacaaacatacaagttataaTTTAAACTTATCaagttgtaaaaaaacaaattaaactataacTAATTAACATATacatttaaatttgtttttttagttgTGACATATGGAAATTAATTTTGATATTGCACGTTTGTAGGGTGATATATCACATTTtaatatacataatttttttaaaaaattcataactatttaaatcACGTGTAAATAACGATAGAATATTTTATCGAGTTTATAGTTTGCCCGCAAATGCTACTAGTACGATTCTTGGAGGTACATCCGGGTACATGCGCCACAGCAGCCACGACAAGCCATCTACATTGTATGGGGGCTACTAGCTGGCGCGTGCGCACCAGCAGCGAGCACTCCCTCTCCCCTTTAGTCTACTCTTAACTAactaaattagttaatatacttAACACTAATAATAGTAATTAGAAAAATTCTggagatttttttactaacagattgaaaattttttaagttagatttgaaaactttcgatttaagttttaaattttaaagtcaaaatttaaaaactttcaacttaaatttgaaaactttcaacttgagatttgaaaactttcaacttaagatttgaaaactttcaactcagattcgaaaactttcaagtccagattgaaaattttgaaaactttcaatttaagatttgaaaactttccactcgagatttgaaaactttcaactcgagattcgaaaaccttcaaatcaagatttgaaaattttgaaaattttcaaaatcgagatttgaaactttcaactcgagatttgaaaactttcaagttcagatttgaaatttttcaactcaaaaattaaaaactttcaaactcaaaacatgctaaagataaaaaaataaaaaaaatggaaaaaaaggaaagaaaatggaaagaaaacgaaaaaaaaagtggaGACGCGCGCACGTCGGCGCAGCGGCGCTAGGCGTTCTGGGTCCGAaacgcgcgccggcggcgcgcgcgtaTTAGGTTTTTCGACATTATATGGGCTGTACACGGGCCAAATGCAGAAGCACATGGACAGTGGGCTCATTCCACCCAGCGATTATGGACGGCCCACGGTCCATAGCATCGTTGAGAAGTACTACAGATTTACAGCTCCAAAGTACAGCAACTCGTTGTCCATCAATTCCTTTGCTTCAATTTGGAAGATCATTCTGTTGCTTCGTTCGTTCAATCGATAATATTATTTCATGAATGCCATCTTATTCAGATACAGGTTTCTACTTTGTATTTTGACAAGCTACACGCATATAAATGACATCGTTCATCTACTTGCCAAGTTTTACAGAATCGAAGTTGCACACTTACACAAAAGATGAAACAGAACACAGATTCAGACCACATGAGAACACCAACCATGCATCTCTACTGATCCAACTTAATTTACTTGGATTTAGAAGTTATTAGAACCTTCATCTTTGTGGATAAATCGCTTCATGACTCGGATTAACTCGTTGGCTGGCTCGCTCCATGGCTGCAGCGACAAGAACAGGTGCTTCTCCTCCTCGAAGGTGACGAGCTCCACCGGCTTCTCCATCTCCTTCAGCCTCGCCGCGTAGTGCACGGTGCGGTCATGGAGGATGTCGCGCCCGGCCACCACGACGAGCACCGGCGGGAACGCCACCGCCGCTAGGCTGGGGCTGTCCGGTCCGAACGGGTTCGCCACCGGGTGGTCCCTCGTCGCCCCCTCCGGCAGCGACAGACGCCACAGCTTGTCGGACATGTCGGGCGTGAAGAACGCGCCGGCCGGTGGCTCTGCCTCCGACGGCGCGCGCTCGACGCCGCCGAAGAAGGGGGTGAGGAGCATGTACCCGGCGACGCGCAACGGGTCGACGGTGAGTTGGCCCGAGCCGATCAGCACCGCGACGTGATGGCTCATGTTGCCGCCGGCCGACTCGCCGGCGACGAACACGCGGGCGAAGTCGGCCGATTCGGCGAGCCAGGAATCGGCGCCCGGTCCGGACATGGCCTGGTCACGCAGCCATGACAAGacagccgcgccgtcgtcgatggcggcggggaggcggtgctcggggccgaggcggtagTCGGCGGAGAGCACGACGGCGCGGAGCTCCGACGCGAGGCGTTGGCAGCAGCAGTGGAAGCTGGGCTTCTCGAACGTCCCGAGGCagtagccgccgccgtggaagCAGACGAGCACCGGCAGCCtctcggcgtcgccggcggtgggcggccggTACACGCGTAGCTTGAGCCCGTGCGTAGCGTCGTACACGAGGTCCTTCCACTGGACGCCCGGCACGTCGGGGAAGTCCTCCGGCGGCAgcagggcgccggcgccggagccggcATCGGAGCGGACGACGGTGCCGTCGCTGAGGAGCTGGATGACGCCGCGATAGTCCTCGACGAcgtgcggcgccggcgcggcgtgcCCGGACATGGTTACTTCTTCAGTGTGCCAACGCTTAGTGCCTAATTAAACACGGTTGTTTCGTTTAAGTAAGCAGAtgggctaattaattaattagataatTAATCGGTTGACACGAAGCTTCCTAATCCTAGTCGTTGCCTTGATCGCCAAACCATGACTTTGGCTGTCAAGACTTAGtagatatttttctcttttttttttgagaaaaagatGGAAGGAGTGTTACTTTTCAGAACGggacataataaaaaaaaagttttataagAACCACTTGGTACTTTTCTGAGTATTATAGAAGAACAACTTCACTGAACAAAAACTATGTAGCCATGCACCTCTTGGCTCTTGCAACGAAATTTACATGACCGTACTTATTACTAGTATAGACTATAGAGCTATGATTTTATCCGGAAATTTGAGATTACAGTTTGAATGTTCGTGTGATGAGATCAGACTCTTGAGTGATCCAAAGAAGTTATTGAGTCCAGCATCAGTGATGCTCTGTCTCAGCTTTCGACTTACGTTATGCGTAAGCGGGTGATACAGAGTGCAATTCTGACATTCTTACGCGCATGAAGCTCTTTTTCTACAATTTTGCTGCCATTTTtacaaacaaaaccatttttacgGCATATGAAGGGTGAGGTCTGGAGTCAATACTTTTGTTTGTAAGAATTTCTGGAGAACTAACGAGTCTGGCGTTCGGATGCACATGCGATACGACACAACCATACAATATTTTGATTTCAATACGTTTAAATCATGTTATTTTGCGTTTCAAAAGGATTGAGAAATTTACCTCAAAATTGCAAAAGTGATGGACGAAGCCTATTATGAGTACTGTTCGCCGTCTAGTCCTTTTTCGCTGCTAGCTTTCCTTTACATTTTTGGATTTGTCCCATTTCCGACGAATGTCAGATGTACTCCTTTTCCTACTAGTATGACATGATAAATTTTTGTGTGTTCGAAAAAAGATGGCCGAAGCCCATATTTCCCCAATCAATGGGCCGTGCAGCCGAGAGCCTGAGATGGCAGTTATTCCTATTGGGCCAGAAATATGGTCCAATACCCAATTGAAAAGCACTTAGCCCAGGCCCAAGCGCATGTACTAGTACTCCCGAAAGGAATAAGTCTGCATTGAGTCCCTTAAATATACATCGGATCTATCCCTCAACGGCAAAATCAAATATAATGACTCCAACTGTTAAAACCATATTAAGAGAGGAGGAaacattgacatgtgggccccacatggtgACTCGACTATTTTGACCAAGTTAACTAGCCACGCCAATCGACCAATGAAAACCACTGTCAAAACAGTCCAGAAAGCCAAACTACACCAGTTTTTAAGTAGTTGGGGATCAACATATCTAGTATTGCAGTCGAGGATACAAATTAAATCGGACCTATATTGAGGGAGTTAGAGTCGACTTATTCCTTCCCGAAAGGCCAATCTGCTTCCGTCCACGTGACTATCCAACGGCTGAGATTCCGTGCAGCCGGTTTTGCTTGCACCAAAAGGCGTTTTCTGTGATTTTTCACAATACCTTTACAAGTTGTAAAAATGTTACCTATACCTTTTCTAAGTTGCAATCTTTTCATATCCTTGTAAAATACTCCGTATTTCATATGAGCAAATGGATAAGTCAAACCATAGGCTAAATAGTAAATACATGGGCGATAGATATTAATTCGGTCCACCAGTTTCACCAGACTGGTACCCTCAACTCTCCATCAGTTGCTGGCCAAATGGCAAAATATCATTGGACACTTATAGTTGCATCATGCCTAATCCAGATTCCAGTTAATAATAAACCTTACTTTCTGAGTTGACTTAGTCTCTATCCCCACAACAAAAAGAGCACTAGGTAAGTAGATATAATGGGGTAGTATAAACTAGATACAAGTCGCTGCAATGATGCATGCAAAATATCAACGCCATATCATGTTGACCTAGCATAAACAAAACTCAAATCCGGCGAAGTACGCTTGTTTGCTATCAATAATGCGAGCAAACAAATGAATCTTAATAGCATCACACTAAGGAAGAATGGATAATACATCTCATCCACGTCTGTTAAATAATTTATATTCAGCCAGGAGGAGAAATCACAGCCAAGACCTCGTCTCATTCACTGATCATCAATCAGGTCCCTGaccagtaatttttttttagaaaatagattttcaTTAATCCGGTCTCTATATCCACGAAGGATATACACATCCAAATCATGACCAGTAATTGATCTATTCAAATATTGATCGCGGCAAATTAACCATTCTAATCAATTCTAAGCAAATTTCGATTGGTTTGGACGTTCATATTGCAAGATCTCTCAGGTAAATCAGCCACTGGCCGGCCTGAACCAATTTCCTTTCACTATGAACATAAGATGCCCATTtttccaggaaaaaaaaagttaacacAAGATATCAAGGGTTACTTAATTTCAGGGCCTTATCTGCAACACAGCCAGTGCTTAGCTTAGCATGCTACATACTCCAAAGTTCAAAATCTGCAGACCAAAGCATTCCATCTGACAGAGACCGCAATTCCACCAGACACACCATTTTTTTACGCTCATCATGTATGCCTTCTACGTAATGCAGCACCAATCATCAATCATTTCCTTCAAAAAAGCAAAACCACACACACAATGCCAATCAAACACTAAGTAATTCTCTCTTTCTGAGAAAGAAGCACTATATAATTCAGGGACAGCAAGATCGCATTCTTAGCAAGGGAGAAGACTGaacaaacagagagagagagagagagcggccatggcgatggcgagggggaggaaggagagggcgccgcGAGGGTACGTGCCGATCCTGATCGGCGggcagggggaggagagggagaggatccTGGTGCGCACGGAGCAGCTCAAGCAGCCGCACTTCCTCGCGCTGCTCGACCTCGCGGTGCAGGAGTTCGGCTACGAGCAGCGGGGGATTCTCTGCATCCCCTGCACCACCAAGGCCTTCCGTTCCATCGTCGGTGCAGccacgcccaccgccgccgccgtcgccggcggcgagatcaAGTCATGACACatgctctttctctctccagTGTTCTTGTTTTCTCCTTTCCTCTTTGATCCGTTTTAGCTCTGTGCTATGCAGAGTTGTTGTTAGCTTAGCTCATGTACGTACACACGGATCCAAGATTGTATATGCAGATCACGATGAGTTTATGGAAAGTCGTGATGTGTTATAGCAGTGGATGTAAATTGTGATGTTATCTTGTATAATTGCACAGAGAtggaacttaaaaaaaaactcgaatattagggaaggacctaatatcaaataattagaaggggtgaggctttgaacccaggtcgtctagcccatcaccttgtggagctagccggaagacccctgcACAGATATGGAACTTGAAAACAAGTACCAAATGAATCCAAGTGCTAGCATAAACTACTGCTCTGAAATTTTCCCCAAAATTATACTAACTCCGATTTTCAATGTACGACGCAGTTAGCTTTTGACGTGATTtttatcatttgtcttattaaaacaaatatataaatattatttattttgttttgacttgttttatcatcaaagaAACTATA encodes the following:
- the LOC4324077 gene encoding carboxylesterase 15 translates to MSGHAAPAPHVVEDYRGVIQLLSDGTVVRSDAGSGAGALLPPEDFPDVPGVQWKDLVYDATHGLKLRVYRPPTAGDAERLPVLVCFHGGGYCLGTFEKPSFHCCCQRLASELRAVVLSADYRLGPEHRLPAAIDDGAAVLSWLRDQAMSGPGADSWLAESADFARVFVAGESAGGNMSHHVAVLIGSGQLTVDPLRVAGYMLLTPFFGGVERAPSEAEPPAGAFFTPDMSDKLWRLSLPEGATRDHPVANPFGPDSPSLAAVAFPPVLVVVAGRDILHDRTVHYAARLKEMEKPVELVTFEEEKHLFLSLQPWSEPANELIRVMKRFIHKDEGSNNF
- the LOC107278078 gene encoding auxin-responsive protein SAUR71, whose product is MAMARGRKERAPRGYVPILIGGQGEERERILVRTEQLKQPHFLALLDLAVQEFGYEQRGILCIPCTTKAFRSIVGAATPTAAAVAGGEIKS